The following are encoded together in the Candidatus Glassbacteria bacterium genome:
- a CDS encoding AAC(3) family N-acetyltransferase, with amino-acid sequence MSPDKKINKAGLVADFRALGLGSGHWVAVHSSLKAIGWVEGGPVSVIEALREVVGDGGGIMLPLFIRPRGQLIDLSVTQSYLGLLPETFRNYPGVIRSAHPTHSVGILGPGALEMAEEHRHASYIGRGSPWDHLAHLDGYVLHIGCDWSTSSILHLAEVLAEVPFLDVAYPGWETGVVARHTDGSVISDIPREVPGDSAEFVLVRREMERRGMLERGKVGRADSVIASAREMLDVGVGMMRADPEAFLCHQDDCAVCPRGREIISKLKQKRKGGK; translated from the coding sequence ATGTCGCCGGATAAAAAAATTAACAAGGCCGGGCTGGTCGCCGATTTCCGTGCCCTCGGGCTCGGCAGTGGCCACTGGGTGGCGGTACACAGCTCGCTCAAGGCGATCGGCTGGGTCGAGGGCGGACCGGTGAGCGTGATCGAGGCGCTGCGCGAGGTAGTGGGCGACGGGGGCGGGATCATGCTGCCCCTGTTCATTCGCCCGCGCGGCCAGCTTATCGATCTGTCGGTCACCCAGTCCTATCTTGGTCTGCTGCCCGAGACGTTCCGCAATTACCCGGGGGTGATCCGCTCGGCCCATCCCACCCACTCTGTCGGTATCCTGGGGCCGGGAGCGCTGGAGATGGCCGAGGAGCACCGTCACGCCTCCTATATCGGCCGCGGCAGCCCCTGGGACCACCTGGCTCACCTGGACGGGTATGTGCTGCATATCGGCTGCGACTGGAGCACCAGCAGTATCCTGCACCTGGCCGAGGTGCTGGCCGAGGTGCCGTTTCTCGACGTGGCCTATCCGGGCTGGGAGACTGGGGTGGTGGCGCGCCACACCGACGGTTCGGTGATCAGCGACATCCCCCGCGAGGTGCCCGGCGACAGCGCCGAGTTCGTGCTGGTCCGCAGGGAAATGGAGCGCCGGGGGATGCTCGAACGGGGCAAGGTTGGCCGGGCCGACTCGGTGATCGCCAGCGCGCGGGAGATGCTTGACGTGGGGGTCGGGATGATGAGAGCCGACCCCGAAGCGTTCCTCTGCCATCAGGACGACTGCGCGGTCTGTCCCCGGGGCAGGGAGATCATCAGCAAGCTGAAACAAAAGAGGAAAGGGGGGAAGTGA
- the groL gene encoding chaperonin GroEL, which produces MAKIIEFSTDARNSLLRGVDQLTDAVKVTLGPKGRNVVLDKKFGAPTVTKDGVTVAKEIELEDPFENMGAQMVKEVASKTSDVAGDGTTTATILAQVIYKAGLKGVTSGVNAMSIKRGIDKAVEKVVEELCKLSTPCKDKLEISQIGTISANTDQEIGDLIAAAMEKVGKDGVITVEEAKSAETFLETVDGMQFDRGYLSPYFVTDSDKMEVLLEDTYILIFDKKISTMKDLLPVLEKVAQQGKPMLIIAEDIEGEALATLVVNKIRGTLKVASVKAPGFGDRRKAMLEDVATLTGGRVISEDVGLKLENIVLGDLGKAKRITIDKDNTTIVEGGGKKSDISGRIAQIRQQIDDTTSDYDREKLQERLAKLAGGVAVINVGAVTEVAMKEKKARVEDALHATKAAVEEGIVAGGGVALLRCIKVLDKFKAGDGDEQVGVDIVKRALEEPLRQITNNAGVEGAVIVEKIKNETKAVGYNAATNKIEDLVAAGVIDPTKVVRIALENAASIAGLMLTTEAMVTDKPEDEKAPAMPPGGGMGGMY; this is translated from the coding sequence ATGGCCAAAATTATTGAATTCAGCACCGATGCCCGCAACAGCCTGCTGCGCGGTGTGGACCAACTGACCGACGCGGTCAAGGTCACACTCGGCCCCAAGGGCCGCAACGTAGTGCTCGACAAAAAGTTCGGCGCTCCCACGGTCACCAAGGACGGCGTCACCGTGGCCAAGGAGATCGAACTGGAAGACCCGTTCGAGAACATGGGCGCCCAGATGGTCAAGGAAGTGGCTTCCAAGACCAGTGACGTGGCCGGTGACGGCACCACTACCGCCACCATACTGGCCCAGGTCATCTACAAGGCCGGCCTCAAGGGTGTCACCAGCGGCGTCAACGCGATGAGCATCAAGCGCGGTATCGACAAGGCGGTCGAGAAGGTGGTCGAGGAGCTGTGCAAGCTCTCCACCCCCTGCAAGGACAAGCTCGAGATCAGCCAGATCGGCACGATCAGCGCCAACACCGACCAGGAAATCGGCGATCTGATCGCCGCTGCGATGGAGAAGGTGGGCAAGGACGGCGTGATCACGGTCGAGGAGGCCAAGTCCGCCGAGACTTTCCTGGAGACTGTCGACGGGATGCAGTTCGACCGCGGCTATCTCAGCCCCTATTTCGTCACCGACAGCGACAAGATGGAAGTCCTGCTCGAGGACACCTACATCCTGATTTTCGACAAGAAGATCAGTACGATGAAGGACCTGCTGCCGGTGCTGGAGAAAGTGGCCCAGCAGGGCAAGCCGATGCTGATTATCGCCGAGGACATCGAGGGCGAGGCCCTGGCCACCCTGGTGGTCAACAAGATCCGCGGCACCCTGAAAGTCGCCTCTGTCAAGGCCCCCGGCTTCGGTGACCGCCGCAAGGCCATGCTCGAAGACGTCGCGACCCTCACCGGCGGCCGCGTGATCAGCGAGGATGTCGGCCTGAAACTCGAGAACATAGTGCTCGGTGACCTGGGCAAGGCCAAGCGCATCACCATCGACAAGGACAACACCACCATCGTCGAGGGTGGCGGGAAGAAAAGCGATATCTCCGGCCGGATCGCCCAGATCCGCCAGCAGATCGATGACACCACCAGCGACTATGACCGCGAGAAGCTCCAGGAACGCCTGGCCAAGCTGGCCGGCGGCGTGGCCGTGATCAACGTGGGCGCCGTCACCGAGGTGGCGATGAAGGAGAAGAAGGCCCGCGTGGAGGACGCCCTGCACGCCACCAAGGCCGCGGTCGAGGAAGGTATCGTGGCCGGCGGCGGCGTGGCCCTGCTGCGCTGCATCAAGGTCCTGGACAAGTTCAAGGCCGGTGACGGGGACGAGCAGGTGGGCGTGGATATCGTCAAGCGCGCCCTCGAGGAGCCCCTGCGCCAGATCACCAACAACGCCGGTGTCGAGGGCGCGGTGATCGTCGAGAAAATCAAGAACGAGACCAAGGCGGTCGGCTACAACGCCGCCACCAACAAGATCGAGGACCTGGTCGCCGCCGGCGTGATCGACCCGACCAAGGTCGTGCGCATCGCGCTCGAGAACGCCGCCTCGATCGCCGGGCTGATGCTGACCACCGAGGCGATGGTGACCGACAAGCCCGAGGATGAGAAGGCTCCGGCCATGCCTCCGGGTGGCGGCATGGGCGGGATGTACTAA
- a CDS encoding co-chaperone GroES, whose protein sequence is MATKIKPLADRVVVRPLEETEQKKGSIIIPDTAKEKPQQGKIFAVGPGKMSEEGKRIALEVKKGDKVLYGKYSGTEVTIDGKEYLILRESDVLAII, encoded by the coding sequence ATGGCTACTAAGATCAAACCCCTGGCTGACCGCGTGGTCGTTCGGCCCCTGGAAGAGACCGAGCAGAAGAAGGGCAGCATTATTATCCCCGATACTGCCAAGGAGAAGCCCCAGCAGGGCAAAATCTTCGCCGTCGGTCCGGGCAAGATGAGCGAGGAAGGCAAGCGGATCGCCTTGGAAGTCAAGAAGGGCGACAAGGTGCTCTACGGCAAATACTCCGGCACCGAGGTCACTATCGACGGCAAGGAATATCTGATCCTGCGCGAGAGCGACGTACTGGCTATCATCTGA